The Nesterenkonia xinjiangensis genome contains a region encoding:
- a CDS encoding NAD-dependent epimerase/dehydratase family protein has product MLLTGASGLLGRSLARRLAETGYVVTTLQRGPSQLEGVRDVRGSLTDRAVVAEAMADQDAVVHMAAKVSVSGRQQDFVDVNIHGTENVLDAAEAAGVEHVLHVSSPSVAHSGASLVGAGAGDPDPEAAEGHYARTKAEAELLVQARAAAGMKVLVIRPHLIWGPGDGQLTRRIVDRARSGRLPLIGSGAALVDTLYIDNAVDAFAAGLRRLPAIHGKRLVLTNGEPRPIGELIMGIAAAGGARRPRLRIAPGAAKAAGRAVETLWGLAERAFGDFEDEPPMTRFLAEQLSTAHWFDQRETREALDWAPAVSIDEGLARLAEHVRRTGGV; this is encoded by the coding sequence GTGCTGCTGACCGGCGCCTCAGGCCTGTTGGGTCGCAGCCTGGCCCGCCGCCTGGCCGAGACCGGCTACGTGGTCACCACGCTGCAGCGCGGCCCGTCCCAGCTCGAGGGCGTCCGGGATGTCCGCGGATCGCTGACCGATCGGGCCGTCGTGGCCGAGGCCATGGCAGACCAGGACGCCGTGGTCCATATGGCCGCGAAGGTCTCGGTCTCCGGCCGTCAGCAGGACTTCGTGGACGTGAACATCCATGGCACGGAGAACGTCCTCGACGCGGCCGAGGCCGCCGGGGTGGAACACGTGCTGCACGTGTCCTCCCCCTCGGTGGCCCACTCCGGCGCCTCTCTGGTCGGCGCGGGTGCAGGTGACCCGGACCCCGAGGCGGCCGAGGGACACTATGCCCGCACCAAGGCGGAGGCCGAGCTGCTCGTGCAGGCCCGGGCCGCCGCCGGGATGAAGGTGCTGGTCATCCGCCCTCACCTGATCTGGGGGCCCGGGGACGGTCAGCTGACGCGCCGCATCGTGGACCGTGCCCGCTCCGGACGGCTGCCGCTGATCGGCTCCGGGGCTGCCCTAGTGGACACCCTGTACATCGACAACGCCGTGGACGCCTTCGCGGCCGGGCTGCGTCGGCTGCCCGCCATCCATGGGAAGCGCCTGGTGCTCACCAACGGCGAGCCCCGACCGATCGGAGAACTGATCATGGGCATCGCGGCCGCCGGTGGGGCTCGACGTCCCCGGCTGCGCATCGCTCCAGGCGCGGCCAAGGCCGCCGGACGCGCCGTGGAGACGCTCTGGGGGCTGGCCGAGCGCGCCTTCGGCGACTTCGAGGACGAACCGCCGATGACGAGATTCCTGGCCGAGCAGCTCTCGACCGCCCACTGGTTCGACCAGCGCGAGACCCGAGAGGCGTTGGACTGGGCCCCAGCGGTCAGCATCGACGAGGGACTGGCCCGCCTCGCAGAGCATGTGCGTCGCACCGGCGGTGTCTGA
- a CDS encoding 3-oxoacyl-ACP synthase III, giving the protein MPGNATFHHRNAALLSVAEVQAPVPLTSRDLDRRLADALKRLKLPQGLLQRVAGVKTRRNWERAGDVRAGTVEAGRRALQAAAIDPADVSVMINTSVTREHLEPSVAVGIHHDLGLPSSAMNFDITNACLGFVNAMTLASSLIDAGQATYVLIVNGEDARKVQDATVERISSLESMVSREDFMSEFASLTLGSGAAAAVVGPADGHPEGHRIVGGVTRAATQHHGLCVGDHRGMYTDSRGLLDGGLELVMDAWQDAKEHFDWESMDAYVTHQVSSLHTASIIKAAKLDKKRVPVTYPELGNVGPASLPITLSREAPRLSPGSRVLCMGVGSGLNTAMVEIAW; this is encoded by the coding sequence GTGCCAGGAAACGCGACTTTTCACCACCGCAACGCAGCCCTGCTGTCCGTGGCCGAGGTTCAGGCCCCGGTTCCGCTCACGTCGAGGGATCTCGACCGCCGCCTGGCTGACGCCCTGAAGCGGCTCAAGCTCCCCCAGGGCCTGCTCCAGCGGGTCGCCGGGGTGAAGACGCGACGCAACTGGGAGCGGGCCGGCGATGTCCGTGCCGGGACGGTCGAGGCCGGGCGCCGGGCGCTGCAGGCCGCGGCGATAGACCCTGCCGACGTCTCGGTGATGATCAACACGTCGGTGACCCGGGAGCATCTCGAGCCCTCCGTCGCCGTCGGCATCCACCATGATCTGGGGCTGCCCAGCTCGGCGATGAACTTCGACATCACCAACGCCTGCCTGGGGTTCGTCAATGCGATGACCCTGGCCAGCTCGCTCATCGACGCCGGGCAGGCGACCTATGTGCTCATCGTCAACGGTGAGGACGCCCGGAAGGTCCAGGACGCCACCGTGGAGCGGATCAGCAGTCTGGAGTCGATGGTCAGCCGGGAGGACTTCATGTCCGAGTTCGCCTCCTTGACCCTGGGCTCGGGTGCCGCGGCCGCGGTCGTCGGCCCGGCGGACGGCCACCCGGAGGGCCACCGGATCGTAGGAGGCGTCACGCGGGCCGCCACCCAGCATCACGGCCTGTGCGTCGGCGACCACCGCGGCATGTACACAGACTCCAGGGGGCTGCTCGACGGAGGTCTGGAGCTCGTCATGGACGCCTGGCAGGACGCGAAGGAGCACTTCGACTGGGAGTCGATGGACGCCTATGTCACCCACCAGGTCTCCTCGCTGCACACCGCCTCGATCATCAAGGCCGCCAAGCTGGACAAGAAACGGGTCCCGGTGACCTATCCGGAGCTGGGCAACGTGGGCCCCGCCTCACTGCCCATCACCCTCTCCCGTGAGGCCCCCCGGCTCTCGCCAGGCTCGAGGGTGCTCTGCATGGGAGTGGGATCCGGGCTCAACACGGCCATGGTGGAGATCGCATGGTGA
- a CDS encoding ABC transporter ATP-binding protein has product MIESSTEVTSASSSTRLRVLWSFARPHLPVLGLGLLLSLAVSAMGLASPMVTKWVLDSLTEGASLRDPVLVLVGLLILGAGLGWVQWVLLGRLAEDIVHDARRRMILRYLGARVFELLRRGPGELVTRVTSDTVLLNQAASTAIIGLINGTMMIIGSLVLMARLDLPLLGLTLGSVILVLAIFAVLMPRIATVEEKAQAALGDLGSELEGTVRAIKTVKSSGAEPRRFDALMRHVGDSRRYSLRSVRIQAGAWTVAGVGLDGAVIMVLAFGAWRVADGEMGVSTMVAFLLYVWGLTGPLMELTQNLTTLQSGLAAAGRISQVEAMPVEDPRADVRVLGEEHEDVETAVRRMSTVASGVLDRREPPEDGLAESPVVELDRVTARYGADAPAAVKGVSIEVPARGHLALVGASGGGKTTLLSLMMRFLEPESGLIRLGGRPYAELSHAQVRAAFAYVEQETPVVPGTVRENLLFSAPQTGEDQLQAVLQRLHLGDLADRLAQGLDTPLTDTNVSGGQRQRIALARALLARPAVLLLDEATAQVDGITEAAIQATIAEHARDAAVVTIAHRLSTVVDADRILVMDAGEIVAAGTHAELLGSSEIYRDLVSALRMEVAAR; this is encoded by the coding sequence ATGATTGAATCATCAACCGAGGTCACGTCGGCCTCCTCCTCGACTCGACTGCGGGTCCTGTGGTCCTTCGCCCGACCTCATCTGCCGGTGCTCGGACTTGGGCTCCTGCTCTCCCTGGCGGTCTCCGCCATGGGTCTGGCCAGCCCCATGGTCACCAAATGGGTGCTGGACAGCCTGACTGAAGGTGCCTCGCTGCGTGATCCCGTGCTGGTGCTGGTGGGACTGCTGATCCTCGGTGCGGGGTTGGGCTGGGTCCAATGGGTCCTGCTGGGGCGCCTGGCCGAGGACATCGTCCATGACGCCCGGCGACGCATGATCCTGCGCTACCTGGGTGCCCGCGTCTTCGAACTGCTGCGGCGCGGTCCAGGCGAACTGGTCACCCGGGTCACCTCGGACACGGTGCTGCTGAACCAGGCGGCCTCCACAGCGATCATCGGGCTGATCAACGGCACCATGATGATCATCGGATCCCTGGTGCTGATGGCCCGCCTCGACCTGCCTCTGCTGGGGCTGACGCTGGGCTCCGTCATCCTGGTGCTGGCGATCTTCGCGGTGCTGATGCCCCGGATCGCCACGGTGGAGGAGAAGGCGCAGGCCGCCCTGGGGGATCTCGGGTCCGAGCTGGAGGGGACCGTGCGAGCGATCAAGACCGTGAAGTCTTCTGGGGCCGAGCCGCGACGCTTCGACGCGCTCATGCGGCATGTCGGCGATTCCAGGCGGTACAGCCTGCGCTCGGTGCGCATCCAGGCTGGGGCGTGGACCGTGGCCGGCGTCGGCCTGGACGGGGCAGTGATCATGGTGCTGGCCTTCGGGGCGTGGAGGGTGGCCGACGGAGAGATGGGCGTCTCCACGATGGTGGCCTTCCTGCTCTACGTCTGGGGACTCACCGGGCCCCTGATGGAGCTCACCCAGAACCTGACCACGCTGCAGTCAGGCCTGGCTGCGGCCGGCCGCATCAGCCAGGTGGAGGCCATGCCCGTGGAGGACCCGCGGGCCGACGTGCGTGTCCTGGGGGAGGAGCATGAGGACGTCGAGACGGCCGTGCGGCGCATGTCGACCGTCGCCTCCGGGGTGCTGGACAGGAGGGAGCCGCCGGAGGACGGGCTGGCGGAGTCTCCGGTGGTGGAGCTGGACCGGGTGACCGCCCGCTACGGGGCGGATGCCCCGGCCGCAGTCAAGGGGGTCAGCATCGAGGTGCCCGCGCGTGGGCATCTGGCGCTGGTGGGGGCATCCGGTGGAGGGAAGACGACCCTGCTCTCGCTGATGATGCGCTTCCTGGAGCCGGAGTCCGGACTGATCCGGCTGGGCGGGCGCCCCTACGCGGAGCTCAGCCACGCCCAGGTGCGCGCGGCCTTCGCCTACGTGGAGCAGGAGACGCCGGTCGTACCGGGCACGGTCCGGGAGAACCTGCTGTTCTCGGCCCCGCAGACGGGTGAGGATCAGCTTCAGGCCGTGCTGCAGCGGCTGCATCTGGGGGACCTGGCGGACCGGCTCGCGCAAGGCCTGGACACTCCGTTGACCGACACCAACGTCTCCGGCGGACAGCGTCAGCGGATCGCCCTGGCACGCGCGCTCCTCGCCCGTCCCGCCGTGCTCCTGCTCGACGAGGCCACCGCCCAGGTGGACGGCATCACCGAGGCCGCCATCCAGGCCACGATCGCCGAGCATGCACGAGATGCGGCGGTGGTGACGATCGCGCATCGACTGTCCACAGTGGTCGACGCCGACCGGATCCTGGTCATGGATGCCGGTGAGATCGTGGCCGCCGGCACCCACGCGGAGCTGCTGGGCAGCTCGGAGATCTACCGAGACCTCGTCTCCGCCCTGCGGATGGAGGTCGCCGCGCGCTGA
- a CDS encoding DUF5998 family protein — translation MTFSPDDSAPSSTLSLRAAIERGGFYPSLVHHTVTEALDGREPTHQIVHVDTHFDMEEVHRHITVLALAENVIVVAHLDDHDLEADDAATAGRTDTVARISTEVVPVSRIRSVILSEVHRQPEHFRPDRGLAEVTLNMNWTGGARFETAPVHCGDPDCMADHGDDGTVIPEDIVLRIAATAEGDTAVEEARSFVRALRRACVRHAR, via the coding sequence ATGACCTTCAGCCCTGACGACTCCGCGCCCTCTTCGACGCTCTCGCTGCGCGCGGCGATAGAACGCGGCGGCTTCTATCCGTCACTGGTGCACCACACGGTGACCGAGGCGCTCGACGGCCGCGAACCGACGCATCAGATCGTCCATGTGGACACTCATTTCGACATGGAGGAGGTGCACCGGCACATCACCGTGCTGGCGCTGGCCGAGAACGTCATCGTCGTGGCTCATCTCGACGACCACGACCTGGAGGCCGACGACGCGGCGACCGCCGGGCGCACCGACACTGTGGCGAGGATCTCCACGGAGGTAGTCCCGGTCAGCCGGATCCGTTCAGTCATCCTCTCCGAGGTGCACCGCCAGCCCGAGCACTTCCGCCCCGATCGCGGGCTGGCCGAGGTCACGCTCAACATGAACTGGACCGGCGGGGCACGCTTCGAGACGGCTCCGGTGCACTGTGGGGATCCGGACTGCATGGCGGACCACGGCGACGACGGCACCGTGATCCCGGAGGACATCGTGCTGCGCATCGCGGCCACCGCCGAGGGCGACACCGCCGTGGAGGAGGCGCGAAGCTTCGTGCGTGCCCTGCGTCGTGCCTGCGTTCGTCACGCCCGCTGA
- a CDS encoding TetR/AcrR family transcriptional regulator yields the protein MSDQNTAAPSEPSSTAARTRQAILLAAVEVLSVNPGAALGEVATRAGVSRSTLHRHFADRAALRQGVDSLAEDQWKLAVHSARLADGTGFEAFRRLCGELISRIDTLAWWMACESAGSEGEGSEGEEWSQEDALIAEALTRGKQDGSVDPALSVEWVSNLTWATLYAIRFVPAQGGLSPFEARQQGLRTLLKAVAADPAAS from the coding sequence ATGAGCGATCAGAACACCGCGGCACCCTCCGAGCCCAGCAGCACCGCCGCCAGGACGCGCCAGGCGATCCTGCTGGCCGCCGTGGAGGTCCTCTCCGTCAATCCCGGCGCCGCACTCGGTGAGGTGGCCACCCGGGCCGGGGTCTCGCGCAGCACCTTGCACCGGCACTTCGCCGATCGCGCCGCACTGCGTCAGGGCGTGGACTCGCTGGCGGAGGACCAGTGGAAGCTGGCAGTCCACAGCGCCCGCCTGGCGGACGGCACCGGTTTTGAGGCCTTTCGCCGCCTGTGCGGTGAGCTCATCAGCCGAATCGACACGCTGGCCTGGTGGATGGCCTGTGAGAGCGCGGGTTCTGAGGGCGAGGGTTCCGAAGGCGAGGAGTGGTCACAGGAGGACGCACTGATCGCGGAGGCGCTGACACGCGGCAAGCAGGACGGCAGCGTGGACCCGGCACTCAGCGTGGAATGGGTCAGCAACCTCACCTGGGCCACGCTCTATGCGATCCGTTTCGTCCCCGCCCAGGGCGGCCTGAGCCCTTTCGAGGCCCGTCAGCAGGGCCTGCGAACTCTCCTGAAGGCGGTGGCAGCCGATCCCGCCGCTTCCTGA
- a CDS encoding alpha/beta fold hydrolase, with amino-acid sequence MVSAPRLSFRSLPAAHAQLPPRRLPGLDPAWSRLVAARTTDGSRTFHVLDTGPLLAERGIPVRGTILAVHGNPTWSYLWRGLLAESLRRGGAEGTAAGWRVIAPDQLDMGFSERLAHPRAPRPQHVGQHDDAGYRRLEQRLDDLDALMDALDVDTALPLVTLGHDWGGVISLGWAMRHPHDVDATATLNTAVDHPVEEHIPAALRAAMAPGLLTASTVETRGFLSVTLSLAEQGLDPEVRRAYLAPYRTRDRRGGVGGFVADIPARAEHVSRGALEEISSALGEWTKPSLVLWGPKDPVFQERHLADLQRRLPHADLHRFEGSGHLVAEDRDIASSVLTWLEGLTWTDGQLVPEIGGRRSPEPAAEIDGLHAQLAEMTAGWRRGSPAVVDMTGEEPATLSWQELSARIDALARGLSELGVARGDRVSLLVPPGNDLTVVLYACLRVGAVAVVADAGLGVRGMTRAARSARPEWIIGATPGLALARAFGWPGRRISVQALSSRQARLLGTVASVERLLRSHVGRTPEVPAPAPEDEAAVLFTSGSTGPAKGVIYTHGRLAALVALLRRQFDVVPGSSLIAGFAPFALLGPAIGATSVTPDMSVTKPATLTAVAVAEAALAGEATMFFGSPAALRNVVATGADLDPEQRAALRRIALVLSAGAPVHPDLLDAVQELFPTAEIHTPYGMTEGLLQADIDRGQVHEAMATRQSGVCVGRPVAGVHVALAPLDAEGRPAEELVVLQEPPQPEAVGVLAEVVVSAAHMKAGYDRLWDTDRASSRDDADGLLWHRTNDVGHVDAEGRLWIEGRLQHVITAPGGPVGPGSVETPVDALEEVARSAAVGVGPVGTQSVVVIVEPQTDPGELSTGRSPLATPEFAAAVRGAAGDVPVSAVLVLEELPTDIRHNSKIDRTRLAVWADRALTGRRPGTP; translated from the coding sequence ATGGTGAGTGCACCCCGGCTGAGCTTCCGTTCCCTGCCCGCGGCCCACGCGCAGCTCCCTCCGAGGCGCCTGCCCGGCCTCGACCCAGCCTGGTCGCGGCTAGTGGCAGCGCGGACCACGGACGGAAGCCGCACCTTCCACGTGCTCGACACCGGACCGCTGCTCGCCGAGCGGGGCATCCCCGTCCGCGGCACCATCCTCGCGGTGCACGGCAACCCGACCTGGTCCTATCTATGGCGCGGGCTCCTCGCGGAATCGCTGCGACGCGGCGGCGCCGAGGGAACTGCCGCCGGCTGGCGGGTGATCGCACCGGACCAGCTGGACATGGGCTTCTCCGAGCGCCTGGCCCACCCTCGGGCGCCCCGCCCCCAGCATGTCGGACAGCACGACGACGCCGGCTATCGGCGCCTGGAGCAGCGCCTCGACGACCTCGACGCCCTGATGGACGCGCTCGACGTCGACACCGCCCTGCCGCTGGTCACCCTCGGCCACGACTGGGGCGGCGTGATCTCGCTGGGCTGGGCCATGCGCCACCCGCACGACGTCGACGCCACCGCGACCTTGAACACCGCAGTGGACCATCCGGTGGAGGAGCACATCCCGGCGGCTCTGCGCGCCGCGATGGCGCCCGGGCTGCTCACCGCCTCCACCGTGGAGACCCGCGGCTTCCTCTCCGTGACGCTCTCGCTCGCCGAGCAGGGCCTGGACCCGGAGGTCCGGCGGGCCTATCTCGCCCCGTACCGGACCCGAGACCGTCGCGGCGGCGTCGGCGGCTTTGTCGCCGACATCCCCGCCCGAGCCGAGCACGTCTCCCGGGGCGCTCTCGAGGAGATCTCCTCCGCTCTGGGCGAGTGGACGAAGCCCTCGCTGGTGCTCTGGGGGCCGAAGGACCCGGTGTTCCAGGAACGCCACCTGGCCGATCTGCAGCGTCGACTCCCGCATGCCGACCTGCACCGTTTCGAAGGCTCCGGCCATCTGGTGGCCGAGGATCGGGACATCGCCTCGTCCGTGCTGACCTGGCTGGAGGGCCTCACCTGGACCGACGGGCAGCTCGTCCCGGAGATCGGAGGGCGCCGATCCCCCGAACCTGCCGCCGAGATCGACGGACTGCACGCGCAGCTGGCGGAGATGACCGCCGGCTGGCGTCGGGGATCACCCGCCGTGGTGGACATGACCGGGGAGGAACCGGCGACCCTGAGCTGGCAGGAGCTCTCCGCGCGCATCGACGCACTCGCCCGCGGTCTGAGCGAGCTCGGTGTCGCCCGCGGCGACCGGGTCTCGCTCCTGGTCCCCCCGGGCAATGATCTGACCGTGGTGCTCTACGCCTGTCTGCGCGTCGGCGCGGTGGCCGTCGTCGCGGACGCCGGCCTGGGCGTGCGCGGGATGACGCGGGCGGCCCGCAGCGCCCGTCCGGAATGGATCATCGGTGCCACCCCGGGCCTTGCCCTGGCCCGCGCGTTCGGATGGCCGGGTCGACGCATCAGCGTCCAGGCGCTCTCGAGCCGCCAGGCTCGGCTGCTGGGCACCGTCGCCTCGGTGGAGCGGCTGCTGCGCAGCCATGTGGGACGCACACCTGAGGTCCCCGCTCCTGCTCCGGAGGACGAGGCTGCGGTGCTCTTCACCTCAGGGTCCACCGGCCCCGCCAAAGGCGTGATCTACACCCATGGCCGGCTCGCCGCCCTGGTCGCCCTGCTGCGCCGACAGTTCGACGTCGTCCCCGGCTCCTCGCTGATCGCGGGCTTCGCGCCGTTCGCGCTGCTCGGTCCGGCCATCGGCGCGACCTCGGTGACCCCGGACATGTCGGTGACGAAACCCGCCACGCTGACCGCCGTCGCCGTGGCCGAGGCGGCGCTGGCCGGCGAGGCCACGATGTTCTTCGGCTCCCCCGCGGCGCTGCGCAACGTGGTGGCCACCGGCGCGGACCTCGACCCCGAGCAGCGCGCCGCCCTGCGCCGGATCGCTCTGGTGCTCTCCGCCGGGGCCCCGGTGCACCCGGACCTGCTGGACGCCGTCCAGGAGCTGTTCCCGACTGCGGAGATCCATACTCCCTACGGCATGACTGAAGGGCTGCTGCAGGCAGACATCGATCGTGGCCAGGTGCATGAGGCTATGGCCACCCGGCAGAGCGGTGTATGTGTGGGACGTCCGGTGGCCGGAGTCCACGTGGCTTTGGCTCCCCTGGACGCCGAGGGCCGCCCCGCCGAGGAGCTCGTCGTCCTGCAGGAGCCGCCCCAGCCCGAGGCTGTGGGCGTGCTCGCCGAGGTCGTCGTCTCCGCCGCGCACATGAAGGCCGGCTACGACCGCCTGTGGGACACCGACCGTGCCAGCAGCCGCGACGATGCCGACGGCCTGCTCTGGCACCGGACCAATGACGTCGGACACGTCGATGCCGAGGGCCGGCTGTGGATCGAAGGGCGCCTGCAGCACGTGATCACCGCCCCCGGAGGGCCTGTCGGTCCCGGGTCGGTGGAAACCCCCGTCGACGCTCTCGAGGAGGTCGCCCGCAGCGCGGCCGTCGGCGTAGGGCCCGTCGGCACCCAGTCCGTGGTGGTGATCGTGGAGCCCCAGACAGATCCGGGCGAGCTGTCGACCGGTCGATCCCCACTGGCCACCCCCGAGTTCGCCGCCGCCGTGCGAGGCGCCGCGGGGGACGTCCCCGTCTCCGCCGTGCTGGTGCTCGAGGAGCTTCCCACCGACATCCGCCACAACTCGAAGATCGACCGCACCCGACTCGCCGTCTGGGCCGACCGCGCACTGACCGGAAGGAGGCCCGGCACACCGTGA
- a CDS encoding bifunctional GNAT family N-acetyltransferase/acetate--CoA ligase family protein codes for MGEPAESRGYPAHWEADVVLRDGAAAHLRPISTDDAERLQRMHAAQSESSIYLRYFTYKSTLTQKELLRFTQVDHVDRVAMVVLLASPSGEQEIIGLGGYDRIDGSAEAEVSFNISDAHQGRGLGSILLEHLAAAGRERGLRRFSAEVLPQNRKMLTVFSEAGYEVQRRFEDGVVLLEFSIDPTERSRAVMEAREHRAESRSVAELLAPKQVAVIGASREYGSVGYHLLQNLVEGRFTGGVHSVNPEAFEVGGTEAYVSLAHIKQDVDLAVVAVPPERLAEVVIDCGRHGVKGLLVVTSGLDRTEGLGLDQRELVRLARQWGMRVIGPASVGLINTAPDVALNASLSPQMPLRGGVGLFSQSASIGVSLYAAAHRRQIGLSAVISAGNRADLSGNDAMQRLEDDEATRAVGISLESFGNPRKFSRIARRLSLTKPVVVATSDVTGRRLPPGHDVRTTSAPQGALDAMLENSGVIRCGNHDSLMDVLQVLATQPLPAGGRVGILSNSPSMSRVLADAAEAHGLEAAHLDGTLDLEGTQREAAAALAEVLDTMLGAEEVDAVAVCLQPSITGEHHDHSRTILETALQHPKPVVVSLIGILEPDVPLNHVAAAAPVLATGSLQQGVPVFSSPARSMAALGKIVTYQRWRRQGVGEHRVPPDLEGTQAQRTGDELLERWLGESVDGADLCRLDPGRAAQLLEVYGLEAMESVPFDTEDQAVEAAERLGWPVAVKATSGHLRHRLDLGGVRLNISDATMLRHTVAEMRHQLAHYGAPGLEIQTMAPIGQGCMVRAIEDPLMGPVVSFGISGDAVDLLDDWAHAVPPLTDQDIRQLVRGPRAARKLLGHRGLPVVDIAAVEEVVQRVALLKDNHPQVASLELSPLLAAQEGVRILHAAVDIANPEQRTDSARRAISRW; via the coding sequence TGTCGTGCTGCGCGACGGCGCGGCCGCCCACCTGCGCCCGATCAGCACCGACGACGCCGAGCGGCTCCAGCGCATGCACGCCGCGCAGTCCGAGTCCTCCATCTATCTGCGCTACTTCACCTACAAGTCCACGCTCACCCAGAAGGAGCTCCTACGGTTCACTCAGGTGGACCATGTGGACCGGGTGGCCATGGTGGTCCTGCTGGCGAGCCCCTCCGGCGAGCAGGAGATCATCGGACTCGGCGGCTACGACCGGATCGACGGCTCGGCCGAGGCCGAGGTCTCGTTCAACATCTCCGACGCCCATCAGGGCCGAGGACTCGGATCCATCCTGCTGGAGCACCTGGCCGCCGCGGGCCGCGAGCGAGGGCTGAGGCGGTTCTCCGCCGAGGTGCTGCCGCAGAACCGCAAGATGCTCACCGTCTTCTCCGAGGCCGGCTATGAGGTCCAGCGTCGGTTCGAGGACGGTGTCGTGCTGCTGGAGTTCTCCATCGATCCCACCGAACGCTCCCGTGCGGTCATGGAGGCCCGGGAGCATCGGGCGGAGTCGCGCAGCGTCGCCGAGCTGCTCGCTCCGAAGCAGGTGGCGGTGATCGGAGCCTCCCGCGAATACGGCTCGGTGGGGTACCACCTGCTGCAGAACCTCGTGGAGGGCCGGTTCACGGGAGGCGTGCACTCCGTGAATCCCGAGGCCTTCGAGGTCGGGGGCACCGAGGCCTACGTTTCGCTGGCCCATATCAAGCAGGACGTCGACCTGGCGGTGGTCGCCGTGCCGCCCGAGCGTCTGGCCGAGGTCGTCATCGACTGCGGCCGCCACGGGGTCAAGGGACTGCTCGTGGTCACCTCCGGGCTCGACCGGACCGAAGGCCTGGGGCTGGATCAGCGTGAGCTGGTGCGTCTCGCCCGACAGTGGGGTATGCGAGTCATCGGCCCGGCCTCGGTGGGTCTGATCAACACCGCCCCCGACGTGGCCCTCAACGCCTCGCTGTCCCCCCAGATGCCGCTGCGCGGGGGAGTGGGGCTCTTCAGCCAGTCAGCCTCCATCGGAGTCTCCCTCTACGCCGCCGCGCATCGTCGGCAGATCGGGCTCTCCGCTGTGATCTCCGCAGGCAATCGCGCCGACCTCTCCGGCAATGACGCGATGCAGCGTCTGGAGGACGATGAGGCCACCCGGGCGGTCGGCATCTCCCTGGAGAGCTTCGGGAACCCGCGGAAGTTCTCTCGCATCGCCCGTCGGCTCTCCCTGACGAAGCCGGTGGTGGTGGCGACCTCCGACGTGACGGGCCGCCGGCTGCCCCCTGGGCATGACGTCCGCACCACCAGTGCACCGCAGGGCGCGCTGGACGCCATGCTGGAGAACTCCGGGGTGATCCGCTGTGGCAACCACGACTCCCTGATGGACGTGCTGCAGGTCCTCGCCACCCAGCCGCTGCCTGCCGGTGGACGGGTGGGGATCCTGTCCAACTCGCCCTCGATGAGCCGGGTCCTCGCCGACGCGGCGGAGGCCCACGGGCTGGAGGCGGCGCACCTCGACGGAACCCTGGATCTCGAGGGGACCCAGAGGGAAGCCGCCGCCGCCCTGGCCGAGGTCCTCGACACGATGCTCGGCGCTGAGGAGGTCGACGCTGTCGCCGTCTGTCTGCAGCCGAGCATCACCGGAGAGCACCATGACCACTCCCGCACCATCCTGGAGACCGCCCTGCAGCATCCGAAGCCGGTCGTCGTGTCCCTCATCGGGATCCTGGAGCCCGATGTGCCGCTGAACCATGTGGCCGCCGCCGCGCCGGTGCTGGCGACCGGATCCCTGCAGCAGGGCGTGCCGGTGTTCTCCTCCCCGGCACGATCGATGGCTGCACTGGGGAAGATCGTCACCTACCAGCGCTGGCGTCGACAGGGCGTCGGAGAGCACCGGGTCCCGCCTGACCTGGAGGGCACCCAGGCTCAGCGGACCGGTGACGAGCTGCTGGAACGCTGGTTGGGGGAGTCTGTCGACGGCGCTGATCTGTGCCGGCTGGACCCAGGGAGGGCCGCGCAGCTGCTGGAGGTCTACGGGCTCGAGGCCATGGAGTCGGTGCCCTTCGACACCGAAGATCAGGCGGTTGAGGCCGCCGAGCGCCTCGGCTGGCCCGTGGCGGTGAAGGCCACGAGCGGTCACCTGCGCCACCGCCTGGACCTCGGCGGGGTGCGGCTCAACATCAGCGATGCGACGATGCTGCGGCACACTGTGGCAGAGATGCGGCACCAGCTGGCCCACTACGGTGCCCCCGGTCTGGAAATCCAAACGATGGCCCCTATCGGTCAGGGCTGCATGGTCCGTGCCATCGAGGACCCGCTCATGGGCCCGGTGGTGTCCTTCGGCATTTCCGGCGATGCCGTCGACCTGCTCGACGACTGGGCCCATGCCGTGCCTCCGCTGACCGACCAGGACATCCGCCAGCTGGTCCGTGGGCCCCGCGCCGCGCGGAAGCTGCTGGGACACCGCGGGCTGCCCGTGGTCGACATCGCCGCCGTCGAGGAGGTCGTGCAGCGGGTGGCCCTGCTCAAGGACAACCACCCCCAGGTGGCCTCCTTGGAGCTGTCTCCGTTGCTCGCGGCCCAGGAGGGCGTGCGGATCCTGCACGCCGCCGTCGACATCGCGAACCCGGAGCAGCGCACCGATTCGGCGCGCCGGGCGATCAGCCGCTGGTGA